The genomic DNA GGATCACCTCCGCCGTGTACAGCGGGTGGAAGAAGGCGAAGCAGCCGACGACGGCCAGCACGATCAGCCCGGCGCCGGCCGCGCCCCAGCGGCGCCGCTCGGGCGGGCAGCCGGGCGGGCCGAGCAGCGCGCCCAGCATCTGGGCCACCGCCAGGCAGAGGAACGGGACCAGCACCACCATGTAGAAGGAGAAGATCGTCCGTTCCTGGTACTGGAACCAGGGCAGGTAGACGCCGGCCACCCCGGCGAGGATCGCGCCGGCCCGCCAGTCCCGGCGGAAGAACCAGCGCCACAGCGCGTACGCCAGCGCGAAGCAGGCCGTCCACCACAGCAGCGGGGTGCCGAGGGCCAGGATCTGGGAGGCGCAGCCCTCGGACGCGGTGCAGCCCTGCTGGCCCTGCGGCACCTGCTGCCAGTACATCGAGACCGGGCGGCCCTGGACCAGCCAGCTCCACGGGTTGGACTGGTAGGTGTGCGGGGAGGACAGGCCGGTGTTGAAGTCGTACATCTGCGCGTGGTAGTGCCACCAGCTGCGCAGCGCGGCGGGCACCCAGGTCATCGGCACCTGCGGCAGCGGGACCTCCAGCACCGGGGTGTGCGGCGGGGAGAGGCCGGCCCGGTCGTCCGCCCAGTGCCGGCCGTAGCCGCCGTCGGTGACGAACCAGCCGGTCCAGGCCAGCAGGTAGACCAGCGCGGCGACGCCGACCGTGGAGAGGAAGGCGGGCAGGGCGTCGCGGCGCAGCATCGAGCGCCAGGGGTGCCGGGCGCCGGCCCAGCGGCGGCCCGCCTGGTCCCACAGGACGGTGAGCAGGCCGAGGACGGCGAGGATCTGGATCCCGTTCCACTTCACCGCGCAGGCGCAGCCGAGCAGGACGCCGGCCGCCAGCCGCCAGGGGCGCACCCCGAGGCCGACCTGGTCGCCCGCCGCGCCGCCCTCCGCGCGGGCGGCCCGCAGCAGGGCGCGGGCCCGGTCCCGGTCGACCAGCAGGCAGCCGAAGGCGGCCAGCACGAAGAACAGCTGCACGCCGTCCAGCAGGCCGACCCGGCTCATCACGAAGTGCAGCCCGTCCACCGCCATCAGCAGGGCCGCGGTGCAGCCCAGCAGCGTCGAGCCGAACAGCCGCCGGCCGATCCGGGCCAGCATCAGCACCGTCAGGGTGCCGAGCAGCGCCACCACGATCCGCCAGCCGAAGGGGTGCAGGCCGAACGCCCACTCGCCCAGCGAGATCACCCACTTGCCGAGCGGCGGGTGGGCCACGAACTCCGGTGCGGGGGTGAGCGGAACGATCTGCGGGACGCCGAGGATCTGGGCGTTCGCGCCGTCCGGCCAGACGCCCTCGTAGCCCTGCTCCAGCAGTGACCAGGCGTCCTTGGGGTAGTACGTCTCGTCGAAGACGAACGCGTTCGGGTACGGCAGGTCCCAGAACCGCAGCAGCCCGGCGAACGCCGCCACCGCCAGCGGTCCCCACCACCTCCACCGGTCCCGTTCGACCGCCCGCACCGCCGCGGGGGCCGGCCTCTCGGTGACTTGCGCCTGCGCCATGACCCCGCCGTCTGCTCGACCTGACACTATGTCGCCTTTGCCCGAATCCTAGCCTGCCGCCCTGTCGGCGGCGGGGCCTACGGTGGGTTGACCCTCGACCTGGTCGAGGGCGCAGAGTCCTCGGTGTGGAGAGCGGAATGCGCAGTATCGGTGAGCTGGCCCGGGAGAGCGGCCTGGGCGTGAGCGCCCTGCGGTTCTACGACGGCGCCGGGGTGTTCGTCCCGGCCCGGGTCGACCCGCGGACCGGCTACCGCTGGTACGCGCCCGAGCAGCTGGCCGGCGCCCGCCTGCTGGCCCGGCTGCGCCGGGTCGGCATGCCGCTCGCCGGGATCGCCCAGGTCCTGGACGGCGACCCGGCGAGCGCCCGGGCCGCGATCGACCGGCACCTGCGGCAGCTGGAGGACGGCCTCGCCGATGCCCGCCGCGAGCTCTCCACGGTCCGTGACCTGATCGACCTGAGGGAGCATCCGATGACCGCACCGACCCGACTCACCGTGCCCGCCCCGGCGCTCGCCGCCGCCCTGGACGCCGTCCGCTTCGCCGCCGGCAGCGACCCGGAGCACCCGGTGGTGCGCGGCGTGCTGTTCGACCCCGAGCCCAAGGACGGCCTGCTGCGCCTGGTCGCCACCGACCGGTACCGGCTGGCCGTCGCCACCGCCCCCGCGACGGTGGAAGGACCCGGCGGCGGGGTGCTGGTGCCGACCGCGCTCGCGGACGCCGCCCGGGCCCTGCTGGACGGCGCCGAGAGCATCGAACTCACGGTGGACGGGCCGCGGTTGACGCTGCGCGCGGGCGGCCGGGAGCTGGCCGGGGAGCGGCTCGACCTGGACTTCCCCGACTACCGGCGCCTGCTGCGGGTGGAGACCACCCACCGCCTGGAGTTCGCGGCGGACGAGCTGCTGGCCCACCTCGGGTCCGGCCCCGCCGCGGAGGACGGCACGGCGATCCTGGCGGCGGACGGGTTCCAGGTGCTGGTCAACCGCGAGTACCTGCTGCAGGCCGTCGCGGCCGGCGGCGCCGAGCAGCTCGTCCTGGAGCTCGGCGGCCCGATCGCCCCGCTGGCGATCCGCTTCCCGACCCGCGCGGACACCTTCTCGCTGCTGATGCCGGTCGCCCGCGACTGAGCGCGGCGCCGCTCAGGCCGGGCGGATGTTGTGGTTGAGGTGGAAGACGTTGTCCGGGTCGTACTCCGCCTTGACCGCCGCCAGCCGGGCCGCGTTGGCCGTGCCGCGCCCGGCGGTGGCGACCTCGTCGTCCTCCTCGCTCATGAAGTTGAGGTAGGAGGCGCCGACCGACCAGGGCGCCATGTCGGCGGCCGCCCGGTGGGCCCAGTCGCAGGCCCGGGCGTCGTCCGCCGGGTCCTCCCACATGCCGAACGGGTGCACCGCCCACGGCGCCGAGCGCCAGGGGACGGGGTACTCGGCCGGCCCGAGGGCGACCGCCCCGCCCATCGGGAAGAGCGCGTGCTGCGAGGGCGAGGGCACCACCATCTCGCGGGCCGCCTCGCAGAACTTCTCCAGCGCCGGGTCGGGCACCCCGGTCAGGTAGGCGGCCGACCAGTAGTTCCGGAAGCCGGGCGGGTCGTCGATCATGCACTGCAGGTCGGCGTACGGGACGTCCTGGACGACCTCCACCTGGTGCCCGTAGCCGAGCATCGGCGCCACCCAGGGCCGGGCCTGCTCGGCCGTGCCGGCGTACGTGACGAGCACGCCGGCCGCGAACTGTCCGACCAGGTGGTCCGGCACGAAGGGCTCGGGCGGGGCGGTGAAGAAGATCATCGCGCCGCCCGCCTCGTCGGGCGCCGCGTCCATCGCGTCGCGGTAGGCCCGGGCCAGCTCCAGGCCGCCCTCGGCCGGCCACATCAGCAGCGCCATCGAGAACTCCGGCAGCGGGTGCAGCCCGAAGACGAAGGCGGTGACCACGCCGAAGTTGCCGCCGCCGCCGTGCAGCGCCCAGAACAGCTCGGGGTTCTCGTGCTCACTGGCCCGCACCCGCCGGCCGTCGGCGGTGACCAGCTCGGCGGCCAGCAGGTTGTCGCACATCAGCCCGAACTTGCGCTCCAGCCAGCCCGACCCCCCGCCCAGCACCAGGCCGCCCACCCCGGTGGTGGACACCCGGCCGCCGGTCACGGCGAGCCCGTGCGCCTGGCAGGCGCGGTCGAGGTCGCCCATCACCGCGCCGCCGCCGACCCGGGCCACCCTGGCCACCGGGTCGATCTCCACCGCGTTCAGCCGGCGCAGGTCGACGACCAGGCCGCCCTCGCTGAGCGCGGCGCCGGTGACCCCGTGCCCGCCGCAGCGGACCGCGATCTCCAGGCCGCGCTCGGTGCCGAAGGCCACCGCGGCGGCGGCGTCGTCGACCGTCGCGCACCGGGCGATCACCGCCGGGCGCTTGTCGACCATCGCGTTGAAGACCACCCGGGCCTCGTCGTAGGCCGGGCTCCCCGGCGCGATCACCTCACCGGAGAAACGGGACCGCAGTGCGTCCAGTGCCCGGTCGTCCAACAGCTCGGCAGTCATGGGGGCACGCCTTTCTCGGGGCCCGCTCCGACAGTACGCCAATCGAGCGTAAGCCCGGCCCCTCGGCCGGCGCACCCGCAGCGGCCTCAGGCCGCCGTGCGCAGCTCCCGCACCGGCCGCTGAGCGACCGTCAGCACCCGGACGTTGTCCTGCGCCGGGGTGAGGTGCCCGCGCAGCTTGACCGACAGCGCCACGATCAGGAGGGTGCACAGCGCCATCGCCGCCAGGTACAGCGGCCAGGTGCCGGCGCCGACCAGCAGCACGCCGACCGCCGGGCCGACCGCGACGGCGATCTGCTTCACCAGTGCGTACCCCGCGTTGTAGGTGCCGAGCAGCCGGGTGGGGGCGAGGTCGGCGACGATCGGGCCCAGGGTCGGGGCGAGCAGCGACTCGCCGACGCCGAACAGCGCGTAGATCGCGACCACGGCCACGGTCGCGGCCAGCGCCTCGGAGCGGATCAGGCCGGCGACCAGCGCCATGCCCCAGGCCGCCAGCCAGACCACGCCGGCCGCGGCCATCGCGGTGGTGCGGCGCCGGCGCTCGGTGAGCCGGACCACGAACATCTGCAGCACCACGATGGTCAGCGCGTTGGCGCCGATCGCCAGGCCCAGGGTGGAGGGCGCGGTGCCGACGGTGTCGGTGGCGAACGCGGCGACCCCGGACTCGAACTGGCCGTAGCAGGT from Kitasatospora terrestris includes the following:
- a CDS encoding dolichyl-phosphate-mannose--protein mannosyltransferase, which codes for MAQAQVTERPAPAAVRAVERDRWRWWGPLAVAAFAGLLRFWDLPYPNAFVFDETYYPKDAWSLLEQGYEGVWPDGANAQILGVPQIVPLTPAPEFVAHPPLGKWVISLGEWAFGLHPFGWRIVVALLGTLTVLMLARIGRRLFGSTLLGCTAALLMAVDGLHFVMSRVGLLDGVQLFFVLAAFGCLLVDRDRARALLRAARAEGGAAGDQVGLGVRPWRLAAGVLLGCACAVKWNGIQILAVLGLLTVLWDQAGRRWAGARHPWRSMLRRDALPAFLSTVGVAALVYLLAWTGWFVTDGGYGRHWADDRAGLSPPHTPVLEVPLPQVPMTWVPAALRSWWHYHAQMYDFNTGLSSPHTYQSNPWSWLVQGRPVSMYWQQVPQGQQGCTASEGCASQILALGTPLLWWTACFALAYALWRWFFRRDWRAGAILAGVAGVYLPWFQYQERTIFSFYMVVLVPFLCLAVAQMLGALLGPPGCPPERRRWGAAGAGLIVLAVVGCFAFFHPLYTAEVIPMDDWRARMWFTSWI
- a CDS encoding MerR family transcriptional regulator, which produces MRSIGELARESGLGVSALRFYDGAGVFVPARVDPRTGYRWYAPEQLAGARLLARLRRVGMPLAGIAQVLDGDPASARAAIDRHLRQLEDGLADARRELSTVRDLIDLREHPMTAPTRLTVPAPALAAALDAVRFAAGSDPEHPVVRGVLFDPEPKDGLLRLVATDRYRLAVATAPATVEGPGGGVLVPTALADAARALLDGAESIELTVDGPRLTLRAGGRELAGERLDLDFPDYRRLLRVETTHRLEFAADELLAHLGSGPAAEDGTAILAADGFQVLVNREYLLQAVAAGGAEQLVLELGGPIAPLAIRFPTRADTFSLLMPVARD
- a CDS encoding FAD-binding oxidoreductase translates to MTAELLDDRALDALRSRFSGEVIAPGSPAYDEARVVFNAMVDKRPAVIARCATVDDAAAAVAFGTERGLEIAVRCGGHGVTGAALSEGGLVVDLRRLNAVEIDPVARVARVGGGAVMGDLDRACQAHGLAVTGGRVSTTGVGGLVLGGGSGWLERKFGLMCDNLLAAELVTADGRRVRASEHENPELFWALHGGGGNFGVVTAFVFGLHPLPEFSMALLMWPAEGGLELARAYRDAMDAAPDEAGGAMIFFTAPPEPFVPDHLVGQFAAGVLVTYAGTAEQARPWVAPMLGYGHQVEVVQDVPYADLQCMIDDPPGFRNYWSAAYLTGVPDPALEKFCEAAREMVVPSPSQHALFPMGGAVALGPAEYPVPWRSAPWAVHPFGMWEDPADDARACDWAHRAAADMAPWSVGASYLNFMSEEDDEVATAGRGTANAARLAAVKAEYDPDNVFHLNHNIRPA